The genomic DNA TACAAACTAATggatgaatttttcttaattgaCGGTTGACCTAAGAACCCCGAGCTGATGGGTCGCCCGCTGCGTGGACTTCTCGATTTAGCCTGTGGTCAATGGGAAACTTTTATGGGGTCAAGCCAGTCACCCTAGGATTAGTCAACATAAGATGGATACCGGGTgtcaactaaaaaataaaaaataaagaaagagaaggACCAATTTATTGCCCCGAAGCAATGGTTCAGCAACATGACACCTTCTCAATTTCCCAGACATCTAAGGATCGAGTCCCAGCTTCGACAGATTAACGGATGAATTTTCCTTAATAAGTGGTTGACCTACAAACACAAGGTTGATTAGTTGCCCATTACGAACACTTCCAGATTTACCTAGTAGCTGGCAGAAAACTTTCGTAGGGTCAGGTTGACCACCTCTAGGATTACTTGGTATAGGCTGGATACCTAGCGCAAGCTGAATACCTAGCGACAACTAACAAAAGAGAAGGATCAATGCATTTgttaaattttttgtttaatGGGCGGTTGACCTAAGAAGGGTTGATAAGTTGCCTGCTACGAGCATTTTCCGATATACCTTGATGACCGGTGAGAAATTTCCATGGGATCGAGCCAGGATTAGTCAACGTAAGTTATATACATGGTaccaactaaaaaaaaattacaattcaGAGTGTGTGAGGTCGTCCTGGAGGGATTGAGAAAAATCACAGAGGGATCCGAATTCAGCCCTAGGGCTATGGTCCAATGAATTAGGCACTCCAAGTAGGTAATCAGACATCTAAAGTTTGAATCTTAGCTATGTCGCACTACATAAACTTTTCTCTCATGGGACGACAAATCTAAGAATGTTGGCCAATTAGATGGACATCGACGAGCGCTTTACAATTTATCTTGATGACCGATGGAAAATTTCTATGGAGTTCGAAAATCTTGACAATTAGATTaccaaaaaaaatcaaaattcaaaaatctataGTAAATTTTTCCGAGCAatatagttaaattttttttcgtGGGATGAATAAATATTACAGAACAGTAATGTCAAGACTCAGCAAAGCAATATCATGAATCGTTATCGCCGATCTACCGAGTAATTGTGTTAAGATTTCGAGAATAATCTCATAAGAGTAACTGAAGTATTTATAAACATCATATATTAAATTACACTAGTAAATcatgatatatttttttcaaagtaTTAAAAAATACACATATATTTGTATACCTTAGTACATACAATAAGCAACATAGACCTCCCACTAAATAAGCATTTCATCTAAAAGAAGAACCTCATATGATCCAGATACTTATGAAACACCTTAAATGTAAATCCTTGGTAAATAAATATGTCAATATGGAATCTGTCAATATAAAATGCTAACATGCTCAATCGATTTCACCATTTAAACTAGTTATTTTTAACCATAAAAACTATTTATTTAATCATCAAAAACTTGATAGTGATGTATTTAGACTTCGACAAGTTACTAATGTTTGTGAATATAACTCAGTGGCTTAATTATCAAAATCCTTGGGTTTAATATAATATTACCCATTTTCAATTCATAATTTATGTCCACTAAACTAATGGGATTTCcttttcatcttccttcttctctttttaAGTAATACTCCAGTGGTTAATGTATCACTGCACTAATCGACGACTGTTCAAGTAATAAGAAACCAAAATAGATCACTAATTAGGCATTATAATTTCAAATTGCATTCTATTGACCGAAACAAGTTACAACAAGAAATAGAATAGATATTCTTGCAAAAGCATGAAGGGAAAATCATACGGCAATATCTTAGAAGTGACAAATTTGCCTAATCATGACATCACAAGGACACAACCTCAATAGATAAGTTTATCGTTATGCCCTACAAAATTTGGGATTGCGATCAACATCGTCCGTTGCAATTATAAACCGATACGATTTTCCATTTCACAGCTTAGGGATGCAAGTTAGCAATCATTTAGAATAAACAAGTGATCAGAATTTGCTTTTTAGTTCTCAAGCTCATCACATAAGGTGGTCCGGAACATGTAATCCTCATCCTCCAGCTCTTCGTGTAATAAATTGATAGATGGAACATCCGACCTTTCATTTTTGCAATCATCACTTTTCAATATCCTCCTCCCCTGACAAATGCCAATGCATATGAGAAATTCATTTTGATTACTCACAACAAACACTAAGAATAAATGTCCTTTtggttaaaaaataatatatgaagAAAACTTCTAAGACAATCGTCAAATAAGGAAcatctgaagaagaagaaaaaaacctTCTTTAGGATGTAGAAGAAATAATGGAAACCTTCCCCAAAGGTCTTCCACTCTACTGACTGCAAGTTAAAGTGGCCAGCTCTTTCAAATAGTGGCTGCCGGAAATGTGGCTGCAAGTTAAAGTAGCAAAGTGAGAACTGAGAAATGGTAAAATAGAGAGTAGTAGTAGACTAAGTTAATGAATCGTATTCAGCTGATTACCTGTCCAAAAGAAATTGAAATAAAGACGCCTTCTGATTTTAGAACACTATGAACATCTTCAAGCATTTTCATCACCTTATTTATTGTTTCGGGATGGGGATTCCATGGATCACCGCTGTTCACAAACAATACATCCTTTAAAAAGGATGTTTAATGACagagaattaaaaaatttattaaaggactaatgtcaactcacaaaaaCTAACTAATAAGATTAATGATACAAACTCATGAACATTCCTAGCAGTGATAAAAACAAAAGCTTGAATTATGAACCAAGATATAAGATTTAAAAAGTTTCAATGAGGAAGATAAAATATGCGGTCTGTCCATATCATCATagtgaaaaataaataatttttgttGTGACAATTAAAAGCAGATAATCCTTCCACCCAGTCCAATTCTAGAATACTTTAGTACAATTTcatatttgatataaaaaaaattcagtCCTTAAAGTTCACATATATCAAGACTAAATCTAAGTTCTTGGAGACATTAAAAACTAGGTAAGTACCTCagtaacttttgaaaaaaaaaaaatctatggatGCAATTACATGGGCATCTTTTGCACATTCTTTCCATAAGTCAACCAAATCTAGTCCAGTGTAAAAGTATTTGAATAAAAATACTACTACAATATTTCCATAAAGTAAattaagagaaggagaggatAGACAGAAAAATCAGCATAAAGGAATTGATATGGGATGAGTAAATTTAGTTtgatttgaaaactatttatctgGAAAGATTAAAGTGTGGAAAAAACCAGATCTAGACTTACACATTTTAACATTCCCCCTCACTTGTAGCTGGGCGGACTAGAGTAGATTACACTTGCTGAATTCAAAGGTGGAACAACTCAACTTACCAGagacatttttcaaaatattgataaaaaaCATACAGAGCCAAGCCCTTTTGCTGGGATACAATCATGATTGATTGGTGACCACCTGCCCCAAAAGTATGTTGCTAGCAAAGAACCTAATCAAGACTTATATGTTAGTAATAGCTATATAGAAAAAGATATCCAGTGGATATTAAGTGGTTCATTGCTCTCCTTAACATGAGCTATCCAAGCAAAAGAATGCAAATCTCATCCCTCATTTCTCTTTCAACCACTTCCGCCAAAGAAGCATTGCCCATCATTCCTTATGAAGAACCAATAACAAGTGCATGTGTTTGGAATTTTTTGTGAAGGGTAAAAAAGAATACTTGGGTTAATTGAGGCTCATAGTCATTCAAACTAGCATTATTCGGTTAATTTAACAacttgaataaaataaaatttactacaTGCTAGGACATCTAACAAATACTGCAGACGCTAAAGAACAAGCATAAACTAATAGAAATAGTTCTTCAGTCGATTTCATGGACAGTAAGCATGTTAATATAATGAGGCATGAATATCAACAATCAAGCAGGGTGGTAGAAAAAGGAAAATGCAGTTACGATACTGATTGCAAAAGTGAATTATACGTCCAAAGAGCATTTCAGCCTTTACCATGGTGCCTTTCTCGATCACAATATCGAAGGACTCGCTGCCAAAGGGTAGGTCTAGCATGTCGGCCTGAACCACCTTGATGCCTAGCGGtgcaagggaaaaaaaaaaaaaaaaaaaaaccttcatGTCAGACCGTCAAAGTTGGCATTTCGACAAGCAACGCAAGAGCAGCGGAAATCCTACTCAGACTCATCACCTTCAAGTCCCTTGTCTCGAAAGCGGCTCCGCATCCTTTCAACAGCGACAGGAGAGATGTCGACGCAGGTCATGTCGGCAACGCCATCCTTGCGAAGCTCCTCGCAGAGCCGCGAGTTGCCGCAACCGATCTCCAACACCTGGCAATACCAAAGAATACAAATTAAATGCTATAACTATGCACGCCTGCCGGACGCGTCAGTGAGAAAGCGAAGACGGTGAAGTTACCGAGTGGGATGGATTGAGGAAGGGGCGGAGGAGGTGTTGGAAGTGGGAGTAGTCTTTGAGCCATTCATAGTGCTCCTCGGCGGCGAACCTCTCGTCCCTATGTAGCCAGAACAGAGATTGAGGCAGGAAGCGAAGcgagggaaaagagagggagaagagtaGCGAGCTGCCATACCAATAGTGGGGATCGAGATAGGAGGAAGCGTTGAGCGGGGCGACGTCCACGGGGCTACTGCCGCGACCATGATCGCGGGAATCGCCCATCGGTTGCGGTGAGCCCTTAGCAGGGAGTCGAGCTTCTGCTCCGTCGATTAGGCTCACGAGTCGGATTTGAAGAGGTAACGAGCCCAATTAAAAAGCAGCATGAATTATTGGGCCCTACTAGGCCACATCTAGTTGGTTCCATTGCTCAAGCAAGGTAGTTTATTAATGGGTGCAATttcgaaaaaaaaaagtaaaaaaatccgTATTTTCacgccgttgccggggatcgaACCCCGGTCACCCGCGTGACAGGCGGCAATACTCACCACTATACTACAACGACATTGGTCTATAATCAGTTGGATACTTATTCAAGTTTAATTAATACAATTTCGAAAAAGTGGAAGGGGGAAAAAAATAAGATAAATCCAAAAAACGCCGTTGCCGGGAATCGAACCCCGGTCACCCGCGTGACAGGCGGGAATACTCACCACTATACTACAACGACATTGGTGTTTTAGTTAACTCATAAAATTATTACATTTATTATTTTACGTTGTAGGCCAGCAACGACCTTCACCTCCGCCGCCACCCGCCGGGCACCGAATCTGCCCAACAGCGGGCGACAGGATTTCGATGCATGGTTCCTTTGGCTCTTGCTGATTAATTTAGTCGTGAACTATAAAAACATCCGTTTCTTCATATCTAGATGCAACCATTTTACCCAAAACAAGTTCGTCAGCTCTTCATAGTATCTTACTTGCTGATTTTGTTTGCACGGAGTTTCCATGAACATGATCATGTTTGGATATATTCTTCCCTGTTCAGCAATAATTTGAAGTTGAGGATTCACAAAGCAACACTTATCAAATTGAAGGTTCATACAATAtagatttgattcaaatcaaattCAAGGTGCTCTCCGGTTTTGTAAAAAGCAAATTTTGGAGTCACCCATGAAGATCACAATGGAAAAACTGAATAGAGCAGGGAAAGCAAAACATGTAGACATGCAACCATATAGAGAAGGGAGTTCTCGAGCATTATCTATCTCAATGATGAATCCATGTTAATAGTTGCATATGCTAGTTAGTCTTCTTATTCTCGGTCCTCGGGCTACTCCCTGTGCTGCTGGTCAGCGAGCCAAATGAAGGTTTCTGCAGGATGCCGGTCGGAGAGGATTCCAACCGAGGGCTTGAGTCCCAGCCGCCAGTCAAGACGTTCATTGATGATAATGAACAGGTCTTGCTTTTAAGGGCCTCGCCGAGAGGTCCACCCATGGAGGCCCCCCAAGAGATTGGAATCCAACTTGCTTGTCTTTGGTTGGCTTCGCTCATCCTGCACAACTGTGAATCCAACCGAGCAAAATCATATTCACGTGACAGCTTAAGGGGTGAGAGTGTATTGTTGTTATGGTTAGGAGTAGTGGAGGATGAGAAGTCAGAGGAAGCCATCGATATCGACATGGAAAGTTGAGTTCTT from Zingiber officinale cultivar Zhangliang chromosome 4A, Zo_v1.1, whole genome shotgun sequence includes the following:
- the LOC121970694 gene encoding EEF1A lysine methyltransferase 4-like; the protein is MGDSRDHGRGSSPVDVAPLNASSYLDPHYWDERFAAEEHYEWLKDYSHFQHLLRPFLNPSHSVLEIGCGNSRLCEELRKDGVADMTCVDISPVAVERMRSRFRDKGLEGIKVVQADMLDLPFGSESFDIVIEKGTMDVLFVNSGDPWNPHPETINKVMKMLEDVHSVLKSEGVFISISFGQPHFRQPLFERAGHFNLQSVEWKTFGEGFHYFFYILKKGRRILKSDDCKNERSDVPSINLLHEELEDEDYMFRTTLCDELEN